The Bacillus sp. Y1 genome includes the window CAGCCTTCACCACTTTTTCATTCCGATGACCGACATTGTAGATCCCAAATCCACCAAGACAGTCGATATATTCCTTGCCATTCACATCCTTAAAGCATGAATCTTTATCTGACCATTCAACCGCTGCCGATAGTCCGCCCTCTGTAACGGTTTTTCGGTAATCAAGGAATCCAGGATTCACATGGTCACGAAAATGCTGAATCGTTTCCTTCGAAATCCAATTGGCCTCCGCCTCTGTGATTTCCTCTTTTTCTATCATTTCTAACACCTGTTTAATGTACTGATGTACGTTCTTTTCCTTTACTTCCTCTTGTTTCCTCTCAATATTGGTACTCATGTGATCTCTCCTATTCACGTTTAATTTGAAAACCAACCAATGGGTTCGACTTGTAAATTGATATTAATCTGCTTTATTTCTTGATAGGTTTCGAGACCGAACGTTCCAAGAGCACGCCCGAATCCGCTTTGCTTATATCCACCCCAAGGGGCCTCGTTGTACGTATTATGGAAAGTGTTAATCCAGGTAATTCCCGCTCGTATTTGTTTTACAACACGAAGCGCCTTCGCTCCATCTTGCGTAAACACAGCTCCAGCTAGTCCGTAAAGGGTTCCATTTGCTAACGCAATGGCTTCCTTCTCATTCTTAAACTTTTCAATTACAACGACTGGACCGAAGATTTCTTCTTGAACGATTCTCATGTCCAAGCTTGCATCAACAAAGACAGTTGGCTCTACAAAGTATCCTTCCTGTAAACCATCTTTTTCGATCCGCTGGCCCCCACACACCAACCGAGCTCCTTCGTTCTTTCCAATCTCTGTATAAGAGAGAACTCTTTCCAAATGCTCTTTGCTTACTAAAGGACCCATTTCTACCTCTGGATCATTCCCTGGTCCCACCTTGATTTGATTGGCACGTTCAACAAATCGAGTAACAAATTTCTCATAAATCTCTTCTTCTACTAAAATACGAGAACCTGCTGCACATATTTGCCCTGCCCCTGCGTAAATACCAAACAATGCGTAATCTACCGCTGTTTCAAAGTCAGCATCAGCAAACACAATATTTGGTGATTTTCCTCCAAGCTCCAACGATAATTTCTTAAGACTGTCTGCTGCTACCTTCATAATTTGTTTCCCTGTCTTTGTACCACCTGTAAAAGAGACAAGGTCAACGTCTTTGTTCTCTGCTATTTCATTCCCAACCACATCACCAGATCCCATCACCATATTGGCGACGCCTTTTGGCAAACCTACCTCTTCAAAAATTTCAAATAATCTTGTTGGTGTTACTGGAGTCACTTCGGACGGTTTATAAACCACCGAATTTCCTGCGGCAAGTGCAGGCGCTAGTTTCCAAACACTTAATAATAAAGGATAATTCCACGGAACTATTAACCCACAAACCCCGACTGGTTCACGGACGACGATCCCTTGAACCGGATCGGAGACCGGGTACGTCTCACCATTAGGCTTTGTAATTAAGCCCGCATAATAACGGAAGCATGCAGCGGCATCCGCCACATCAAAGCTAGCTTCCCTTAATGGTTTTCCATTGTCTAATGTTTCTAGTTCGGCTAACTCCTCTGCTCGCTCCTCGATTTTTTCTGCAATTTTAAATAAGTAAGCCGATCGTTCAGCCGGAGGAATTTGTGACCAAATCCCGCTTTCAAAGTTGGACTTTGCAATCCGAATGGCTTCTTTTACATCCTCGATTGTTCCTTCGGTTGCTTGTGCAATTACTTCACCAGTTGCTGGATTAAAAATGTCACGTGTTTCTTTATTTTGTGATTCTCTCCATTCGCCATTGATATACATCCTTAAAGCATGCATGTTAATCAATCCTCCTTTTTTATAAGTAATGCAAGAACTGTGCCAACACTTAACTCTTTGTTTGCAAGGAACGAATAAAAAAAGTTATGCAGTTTTGCATAACCCTAGTTAATTTTGCATAACTTCCTTTTCTACATAAAAAATGGCACAGACTTTTGTCTGTACCACTCTATTTAAAAGGAGACTTCGCCATACTTGGCTTGTCTATCATTCACGATTTTTTGATACTTTCTACTAACGGATGACTGGCTTATACCGAGGGCTTTTGCTGCTTTTGTCGTGGTTTTATATTGCTTCATCGCCAATAGTATTAATTGCTCCTCAATATAGTCTTGTGCTTCCTGAAGCGGCATGACATTCTTGAATACTGGTTTCTCTTTATTAAAATTACTAGTAAAAGATAAAAATTGTTTTACAAAATCAGCATCCAGAGCTGGGTGATCAGCTGACACTGCTAATCGTTCGATCATATTTTGAAGCTCACGAATATTTCCTGGCCATGAATACACTTCAAGTAAATTCAATGCATCTGGTGTAAAATGATAGTTTTTATTGTATTTTTCATTTAATCTTTGAAGAAAATGATACGCCAACAGAGGTATATCTTTTGGACGTTCTCGTAAAGGTGGGACATGAATAGGAATCACATTCAAACGATAATATAAGTCCTCACGAAAGGTTCCTTCTTGAACCATTTTCTCTAGCTTTTTGTTTGTCGCTGCAACAATTTGTACATTGATCGGTATTGGAGTCGTACTTCCAATTGGAACGACTTCTTGTTCCTGCAGAACACGTAACAATTTCACTTGAAGGCTAACA containing:
- a CDS encoding aldehyde dehydrogenase family protein; the encoded protein is MHALRMYINGEWRESQNKETRDIFNPATGEVIAQATEGTIEDVKEAIRIAKSNFESGIWSQIPPAERSAYLFKIAEKIEERAEELAELETLDNGKPLREASFDVADAAACFRYYAGLITKPNGETYPVSDPVQGIVVREPVGVCGLIVPWNYPLLLSVWKLAPALAAGNSVVYKPSEVTPVTPTRLFEIFEEVGLPKGVANMVMGSGDVVGNEIAENKDVDLVSFTGGTKTGKQIMKVAADSLKKLSLELGGKSPNIVFADADFETAVDYALFGIYAGAGQICAAGSRILVEEEIYEKFVTRFVERANQIKVGPGNDPEVEMGPLVSKEHLERVLSYTEIGKNEGARLVCGGQRIEKDGLQEGYFVEPTVFVDASLDMRIVQEEIFGPVVVIEKFKNEKEAIALANGTLYGLAGAVFTQDGAKALRVVKQIRAGITWINTFHNTYNEAPWGGYKQSGFGRALGTFGLETYQEIKQININLQVEPIGWFSN